From Planococcus halocryophilus, the proteins below share one genomic window:
- a CDS encoding FtsW/RodA/SpoVE family cell cycle protein has product MKSYIKKYAKYFDYPLFFTYLALTIFGLIMIYSSSMAWSVNYYGSEPNRFYIQQLINLAIAFPVFAIAAVFPYKHFKKRWMMKIILIVVFTGLIAVHFIGFAAGGARSWISLGFANIQPSEVAKVGIILYLSGVFANKYHNGTINKLNEAIIPPVIILTLVLFSVFLEPDLGSMLIIGAVGLSVMSASGVRLKPFIRLSAVFVAAASLIIIPFMIFAGDRIFTEKRLGRLDAFFNPFSDELGFGFQIVNGYLAIGSGGLSGLGLGQSIQKLGYLPEPHTDFIMSVIAEELGVLGVVFVLGGLGFVVLRGLWIAMTTHDPLARMLATGVASMIGIQSFVNLGGLTGIIPLTGVTLPFISYGGTSVILLSLSMGVLMNVSMFNKYEKTKK; this is encoded by the coding sequence ATGAAATCTTACATCAAGAAGTACGCAAAATACTTTGACTATCCTTTATTTTTTACTTATTTAGCGTTAACTATATTTGGGCTGATTATGATTTACAGCTCCAGTATGGCGTGGTCGGTCAATTACTATGGTTCTGAGCCCAATCGATTTTACATACAACAACTAATAAACTTAGCAATTGCGTTTCCGGTTTTTGCAATAGCGGCTGTTTTTCCGTATAAGCATTTTAAGAAACGCTGGATGATGAAAATCATCTTAATCGTTGTCTTTACCGGATTGATCGCTGTTCATTTTATCGGTTTTGCAGCTGGGGGAGCACGTAGTTGGATTAGTTTAGGTTTTGCGAATATCCAACCGTCTGAAGTAGCAAAGGTCGGAATAATTCTTTATTTATCTGGCGTGTTTGCTAACAAATACCATAACGGCACCATTAATAAATTAAATGAGGCAATTATACCTCCAGTTATCATCTTAACACTTGTGCTATTTTCTGTATTTCTTGAACCCGATCTTGGATCTATGTTGATTATTGGAGCAGTCGGCCTATCGGTCATGTCCGCAAGTGGTGTTCGTTTAAAGCCGTTTATTCGACTTTCTGCAGTCTTTGTAGCAGCAGCCTCCCTTATCATTATTCCTTTTATGATTTTTGCAGGAGACCGGATTTTTACTGAAAAACGTCTAGGTCGATTAGATGCTTTCTTCAACCCATTTTCGGATGAGCTAGGATTTGGTTTCCAAATCGTTAATGGCTATTTAGCAATCGGTTCTGGTGGCCTAAGTGGTTTAGGGCTGGGGCAATCGATTCAGAAGCTAGGATACCTTCCAGAACCTCATACTGACTTTATAATGTCAGTCATAGCTGAGGAGCTAGGAGTATTAGGGGTGGTCTTTGTTTTAGGTGGTTTAGGATTTGTCGTATTGCGAGGTCTTTGGATAGCTATGACGACACATGATCCTTTAGCTAGAATGTTAGCGACGGGTGTTGCAAGCATGATTGGGATTCAATCTTTTGTGAATTTAGGTGGCTTAACCGGAATTATTCCATTAACTGGAGTAACTCTTCCTTTTATCAGCTATGGCGGAACTTCTGTAATTTTGTTATCTTTATCTATGGGAGTATTAATGAATGTTTCCATGTTCAACAAATACGAAAAAACGAAAAAGTAA
- a CDS encoding YlaN family protein: MEHTEEQTYHLKALELLKADAEKIEQLIKVQMDHLTLPSCPLYEEVLDTQMFGLSREIDFAVKLGLIEREAGKNLMDTLEKKLSILHDAYTNK, translated from the coding sequence ATGGAACATACAGAAGAACAAACATACCATTTGAAGGCTTTAGAACTCCTCAAAGCGGATGCAGAGAAAATCGAGCAATTAATCAAGGTGCAAATGGATCACTTAACGTTACCATCTTGCCCTTTATATGAAGAGGTGCTGGACACCCAAATGTTCGGTCTATCACGCGAAATTGATTTTGCGGTTAAGCTGGGGCTAATCGAACGTGAGGCTGGAAAAAATTTAATGGATACGCTAGAAAAGAAACTTTCGATTCTTCACGATGCGTATACAAATAAATGA